In Montipora foliosa isolate CH-2021 chromosome 9, ASM3666993v2, whole genome shotgun sequence, the DNA window AAATAGGTGAATGGAAAAAAAACTCTGTGTGATATAGGTAATTTTGACTGATTCAACTTTGTGTAATTTTGTTTTGCAGTAAATCTTATTGCATGAAATTTTCACTCTATTTTAAAGAACCCACATATACCGTACAAGTTTTATTAAGCTATTAAGCTCCCCCCTCTCTATTAACCACCTGTTTGGAAGTCGGTTTTTGtaataacccccccccccccaccttttGGGATGCAATAGCCCCTCCTATAGTATTCTCTTTTACAAAATCCTCTTCATGTGACCCAGTTGGTTTTACTGAAACAGTATTTGAAGGCCCTTGGGGCTTAATAGAGTTGTTATGGTACATGCTACACATCTCGGTGACTCACCAGGGGTTTGGATGTTTTACAACACTGATTTCATAGCCCTCTCCAGGAAATAAGGGACTATAATCAGTATTGtgcattgttttttttcaagaacAGCCTGCTACAATACAACTATGACATAGCTTCTACACATTTGATGTtgctttgttgttttgaaacGTTCCTTCTATCACATGTTCTACCTTTGAAATGGGCCTTACTTTTGGTCTGAATTATGCGTTTGTGCACAGATAGCCAAACAACAAATTGTTTACATGCAGACAACATCCATCAAATGATTTCTCTTTCGTTCAGCAATTCTTTGCTGCTCAATGGTGCTCAATCCTCCATCaccgccatcatcatcatcatcatcatgatttcCATCACTTGGCAAGAAGTAACTGTTGTCATAGTCATCTAACATCAGGTAAAAGTTGTGGAGAACACATGTTGCCATAATTAACTTGGCCATTAATTTCACATCAAGGTGGTCTAAGTACAGAAGTTTTCGCCATCTCCCCTTGAGCAGGCCAATTGCGCGTTCAACAGCTTGACGTAAGGAAGATTGAGCtttgttaaagggaacctcgGCTGTAAAACACTTTTGCCCAAAATTATAAATTTACCTTTGTCTAAATCCGTTTTGCCGGTTAAAAGTCACGGATTTGCCTGTTTATTCGAATGCTTCGTCTTCGATTTGTCGatgtttttgctttcaaatttcccgcgTGGCGCCATTTTTTTAACGCAAGGTTTGCTGGGAGTTTATGACATCAGTGCGTTGTAGACTTTCAACATGGCGTCTCGAATTGTAAGATAAAGTACTAGACATGCCGCACTGTTGCGCCTATGGGTGCAACAATGAGTCAAaaaaacagaaggaaaaaggaaaggtcGAACAAAAACGTCACATTTCATCGGATTCCCGGTAATGATAAAAAAAGAACTACGTAAGAAATGGCTAGTTGCCATTGGCCATCCGATTGAGAATTTGCTTAAGTGTCCTTACCTCTGCTTGGATAATTTTGATCTCACTTGTTTTGATGAAAGTGTACATCTACAGAATCAGTTGCTGGGAGGATCAAAGCGAAAGCTTAAAAAAGATGCCGTTCCAACTATTTTCTCTCACAAACCGGCACCCAAAGCACGTGTTACTAGTGTAGCCAGAGCTGCGAAACGGAAGCATCAGGAGGAGAGAATAACATACGATTTTGTAAAAAATAATGTATTTGAAGtataagaaagcttttttgatCACTGAAAAAGGCTCACATGACGTTATTTGTAATGGCTTACTGTAATAAAATAAGCTTGTTACAAATTCCTTTGTCTGGTCATTTCTTTAATAATTTACTTATGACCGGTTTTGAAACGTCTGAAAACATTTCTGAAAGGTCAGCTTCTAGTATTTTTTGTCTTATATCTGGAAGTATTGAAGCATTTGGCATTTTAAACAGAATTGATATcaatataaaattaaaataggtagaataaaatttattttttggttgcGGTTGACAGATTATAAATGAGCTTGAGTCCTTGGAAGAAAGGACCAAGTTGGAGCTTCAACCTATCACTTTTCAAGGGTATATTACTAGTACAAGTTCAGCAACTGTTTCTTCTGACACAGTTTGTTCTGATGTTTCACCTGGAACTTCTCAAGAGCAAAGCCACAAGTCCAACAACTGTTTCCTCTAACATTCCTTCTTTTGACACTGTTTCTTCTGATGTTTTAACTGTTTCTTGTGACTTGGAATGCACACACACCAGTTCTAATTTAACAAGCCCAGCTGAAACATGTACTTCAAAGACCGAGTATAATAAAAGTGAAAGTCGTTGTGGGATCATGGTCAATGCAGGCATGCAGTTTCCATTAGATGTTGCCCAGGAAATATTCAGTGAACATTTATACTGTTCCTTTAAAGTTTTAAAGGAACAAGACAGCAGCGACGAGGCTTTACAAATTGCTCCCTTACATGCAACCCTAGCTGAAGAAGCAGAAGTCTCTGATGAGCTTAATTTTTCTCCACCAGCCTACCAAGAAATTGAAAGTGTCTCTATTGATTCTGACGAGCTTAATTTCTGCCCACCATCCCCAGAAATTAAAAGTGTTTCTATTGACTGTGATCCTGATTATGAATACTCATCTCAGTCCTCTCAAACAAGTACAGCACCAAGTGTAGATGAAAATGAGGAATGCTTCAATACTTCTGGTGCTAAAAGAATTTTGCTTGTTTATGAAGACAATCTTAGAGAATTATTCCAATTCTGTCCAAAATGTGGTTCTCCAGTGAACACAGAGGAGATTGaggaaagagaaaatgaagggaCCCAGCACtctgtcaaaataaattgcttGAATGGTTGTACCTTTACCTGGCAATCACAGCCTTCCATCCCTGGAGTGAAAGGTGAAGGAAATTTAGCACTATCTGCTGGTTTATTTTTCAGTGGAATTCaatttgccaaatttcagcAGTTTGCTTCTGCAATAAATTTAAAGTCTATTGGAGCTGATTGCTACTATACCTTGAGAGAAAAATATGTCTTCCCTGTCATTGACAGTTACTGGCAGACTGAACAAAACAGGGTATTTGACAGTCTTAAAGACAAGGGGGAGCCAGTGACACTAGCCGGCGATGGGCGCTGTGACTGTCCAGGTCACAGTGCTAATTATGGGACTTATACCATGTTAGATGTCAAAAGTAACAAGGTTGTGGACTTCAAAGTTGTGTCAGTATGCGAGGTTAAAAACTCAAATGCCATGGAAGAGGAACGTTTTATAGGAACACTCAACACCATTGAGGAGGCTGGGGTAGATGTGGCAGGGGTTAAAACTGATTCCCATCTCCAAATTAAGAAATACATGAGGGAGgaacaaaaagataaaaaacatCGTATTGATCCATGGCATTTCTGCAAGAATGTCCAAAAAAACTGAGGACATCCTCAAAAAAGAAGGGTTGTGAAAAGTTGGGCCAATGGGTTCCTTAAATTACAAATCACTTTTGGTGGAGTATAGAGACTTGCCAGGGTGATGCAGAAAACCTGAAGGAGAGATGGTTGTCAATAACAAACCATGTAGTAAATAGACATGACTTTCCAAGCAACAAAGTGTTCAAAAAATGTCAGCATGATGCTCTTGATGAAGGGATGCGACGAAAAAAGTGGCTCACTCCAGGTTCTCCACCACATAATGAACTGTTAAAATTTGTTCTCAACACAAGGCTGCTGAAGACTCTTCCTCACCTCACTGACTGTGTACGTACCACAGCACTTGAAGCATACCATTCCATTTACCTCAAACACGTTCCCAAACACACACACTATTCCCACAAGGTGATGGAGGAAGCAACCAAGCTTGTTGCTCTTGATCATAATAACAATGCTTTGAGGCAACAGGTAAGACAGTAGCATGTAGtgttcaccttttttttttttcacttgagtGTCCTTTTATTCAGGATAGTTTATCCAATTATGGTTTCCAAAATTGAACAGTGCATGTCTGTGATAGTTAATCAAGTTATTACTTTCCAAATGCAACAGCACATGTATGACTTCTGTGGAGCTggagaacatttttttttttttttgggggggggggggttgggggcaTGGCTCAACTTATTTTAACCACCCTGTGATGAAACATAGCTTGAAGGTTTTTATATAAATCATAAATAGTTGCTTATTCAAACTTTTCAATGCTACAACATTAGGACTTGAAACTAAATTTCCTTTATCACTTAAATTAAGCTTAAGTCTCGGCAAATCTCAGGTGCAAACTCTTACAAAAGtgatagaaaaaaacaaagcattataccaaaaataatttgttacctttggTCTGAGTGAGCAGTTACTGTGTAGCACCCTGATAAATCAGCTAACAAAAAGTGATACAGGATTCTGTATTACGATTATTCTTGTAATGTTTCAGGCACAAATCCAAAGTGGTGAAAGGGAGGGGGAGCTCCGATTTAAACTTGCCTGGAGCAAGGTTAAAAAGAGATATGATGCTGATCCCGTGCTGGAGGCAAAAGACTACAGCTACCTCCAGGAAATGCTGTGTGGTGCCATTCAGCAAACTGAGTCAGCAAGCAAAGTTACACCACACAAAGAGGGTGGACAGCGTCCAAGTGTCACAAGCAAACCAAGTGACACTAGACACATCATGGCACCTCTCCAAAGACCCCCCAGACAAGATGTAATCAAAGAGAGAATTAGCCTTTCTAGatttaaaactaaaaaagaTGACTTGTGATTGCACTATTAACTAAACAAGTAGACTGGCAGATGGGCTATGTAATGCAAAACAGGACTGTCTAAGCTGTGGGTTATCATTAACACTGTCAGACTTTGTTTATTCCTTAGACAAGAAATGAAGTTAAATGCTTTCCTACATTTTCTTACTGTTACCAGTAGGTCTCATTTTGCTTGAAAAACAAATATGATTTACAAGTTAAAATCTCATGCTGTTTATAGTATTTTCACAAATGACTTTCAGTCGTTGACATTCTGACAAATTAAGAAAAGTGTAAAATGGATTTTTTTATGGTAAACAATGTCTAAAACAGCCAGTAACAAaaagttttgcaaaaatttttagATAATGCTGTCATGTTGTTGCAAATTTGCAATTAACCCATTGGCATCCAAACCAGCCGAAAcgggccagacttagtattttactctgtctaatgccagacgattttactcgtcaatggggaacccctgggagtcaatgggttaacaactcACTTAAAATGTCCCCATTAAGCGACAAGGTCCTACCAGGGTAAATTGCAACAAGCGACATGGACAGAAAGTACTGACAGCACCCAAATGAAATAGTTACAAACAACAGTAGAGTCAAGTCAATGCCAACAGGATTGTGAAAATCAGTCAAGCAGGCCAGGAAATCGCCAACAAGGGACATTTATAAATTCTGAATAGCCACCCTGGAAGGACCCCACTTTTACACAATGTACCCCTCTAGGACTCTGGTATTATGTTTAGCGTTGAATACTTAAAGCCAGTGTATATTCCATCAGCGGATGGAAATGTCTTGCGAATCTCATTTACAACACTTGCTGGTGTAATCTTCCTGTTCCCTCTTCCCAGTTTTCCATGAACCCAATAAACAAACTGTGAGTATGCCAACCAACGACAAGTTCGGCAAATGTAGATAATAAATTTTGTATGCTTGTTTAAAACCATCTTAGACAGTTCAGTTAAGGTGCATTAAAACTTTTAAGTGAGAATGATTCTCATGTTTCATGTATTTAACAACatgtaagtttttatttttactctgaagaaACCTGTTTGTCAAATCACCTTATATGTCATTTAGACAATAAGATTTGGAAATAAAATACTTGAATGACTTATTTAGtaatttaagtaaaaaaaaaaatgacaggaCCACACAATAAGCTTATGGCTTCTGTACGTATTTATGAATGTATGGCAGAGCTAAACAAGAGATTATAGACAGTCGAATAATGTCTGGATTGATAATTGTTTATGCAGACAAAAAATTAACGTTACTTTATGTTCATTAACCCAATAATCAGAGGCAGAGTAGTCCCAAAAGCAAATACACTTGATGTAAAACAGTCaaatatattttaatatatagatttacccAAGCCTAAGAGCGGAACTCCCGGCTtcttattcttactggctgtaggattagtgaaaataaaaggctttggaactgtccgccttttggttttcccggaaattgcttaattatgtcattttcttcgctgcctaactagtgaattccacggttaatttcacctgaaaaaccgactgatcgcatgaatcacgaagggatgagtgtgatatcggtttttccagcgaaatctactgttgaattcaccagttaggcaattaatttttcttgaatcgcaagagttcgaaaagaaaacaaacaaatcctcagcaagcgaacggaaaaggaaagaaaccatttcagagtcgactgtcaaaagccagcgaataggaatcacgctaaaattagaactcacagacgtactatagctcgtgatgtgacagatcgtactttatttattccactttatctctgaaaatgagatcatttacattttgatgtacttcattgaaacacgccagcttggcttagaagcagaatcggctagaaaggacaaacaaacttcaaacaagatctccaacaaattacctgtacgtgctctaaacaaacttctgaaaacacaagctggtgatatttctccttactttttacgagaactcattgcgattatgcgaacataagtgcaaaattttgttgtcactgtcgaggcacatcaaaaaacaattaggcaagcggagtaaaaacttcttgttcgctcgcattttaaagccaaacaaaccagcaaaaggtcgattatttctgtccaaaaagagtacagatgattgttatttaattccagttaacaataaatattcgagtttcattcctgagcaaaggaaaaaacgactaaacaactttttagaaatatgcatccacttgaaataactcatccgtagaaataacaaacggtttagtgtccaagaaaagaatttgtggagtaacttcttccaccaagtttaagctattactggagtaccgttttgtcgttctcgttctctttctctcttctttcgtttctgctcttctgtcataggccgtcctggcatcttgcaaccttagcagattcaaaattaaaaatcttaacacataccaaaaactgcaattcagagcaaaaagcagcccaaaacaaattcaaaataaacactcagccttaagtttatatcgctccaatgcttgacttgaataactacgtagccaccagtgtgtcctgaccacagctatattgtgttaaacctggactgaaaccagcgaaaagatgcaagaaaaatatattttccataccgtacctgaacacgaaaagcatcgactgtcaacagctttgctgacgtatcgtggctgtgtagccgcgtcgagccataGAAacagcgcgaaaattaagcctcgatcaggtgtgtgtgagtgtctgacctggcttgggcctgcgatccaatcaacatccagtccctggtcagcggtcgacttcaaaaaaacagctggcctcgataaggtctaacttgagctcGCTAtaaagtcacgtgatactggtcagcggataccttgttttgacaggtgtcaattgaccataacattgatgtccaatatcaaagatgtatgctgtaaactagttagtgtcaggagctcattaagctcaaatgtagtattgcctcctggatgagctctaaactttaattagcccgtgatatggttacgtgtactggtcacattagcatacatgaaggggcggacggacgtacggacgtacgtacgtacgtcgatgacgtcattgctataaaaccaaattttctcacatcgatgggttaccatattttcttaactatggtgctcggcgcgcgcggagctccgctaataagtTTACACTCGAGTCACAAGAAtcgaaaacaaataataattttactCAATACATACTCATTGGGGAGTTCTGAAGCGGAAAATTCCATGCCTTGCACCACATGTTTTATGCGAACAAGGCTTGTTTTCAAGACTGCTCGATTCAAACAAACTGCTCTAAAATTATCGTGGTGAATTATGCACGTAATCGGCTCGCTGTTTGCGTCCGTTAAAGCCGATGCTTCAGCAATTTCTTTGCAACACAGACATTCTCGCGGGTGGTTTAATGTTGCTGCCGTGCAGTGCGAACATTTACACCAGTCCAGAGTGACTAACCGAACGAAAACTTCTTCATAGCTGCCATCTGAATACTCGCTTTCACTCGAATTACTGCTTTCTTTGCCTTCTTCGTATTCTGGCTCAAAATTGTATGGAGTAACAACAAATTCCTCTGCGGAAGCCATATTGAGACACTATCCGACAACGCACTGACGTCACAGACTCCCACAAACCTTTGCGAGAGAAAATATGGCGGCGAGCGGGAGATTTGAAAGTCAAAAACCAACGCTCCACATTCGAatcatgaaataaaatattaactGAAAACCACAGGGATTGTTAAAGTGAGGTACCAAGTAAGTTTTGACACCAAAACTGTTTTTCAGCcgaggttccctttaaacttCCTTTGATTAGCTGTTAGACGGCCGTTATCTTGAAAGGGTACAATCAGCCAACTGCAAAACAAGTAAGAGATGGACTTCATAAAACAATGGCAAACTACTCACCCATTACACCCAGATCTCCAATGAGTTTGACAAGTATAAACTAATGTTAGTTTCTTACGGAAGTAGTGGATATCGTCCATCTCCAAGCAGATGCTTGTCACTGTCAAATTACTGACCTGCCGTGGCAAAGAGGTTTGAATTTCTTAAAACCCTCGAGTCGTGCACTGACCCAGGCCAACCTGTCATTACATCAAGGAACATCAAATTGTCATCACAAACAACCTGTGCAAAAAATGTCACTCTTACTCATAATCTCAGAGATAAAAATGACGTCACTTCTTTGTTCTGTCTTTAATTTACTTTGTTAAATAATTATAAGGAAATTAAGGGATCAAAAAATAATCaaccaaacgaaaaaaaatagaCATAGTTTTTGAAATAAATACAGGGATTAAAGCGATTGTAAGTGATGGAGAAGCCCAAAAGAAACCACAGTGCTTAAAGCGTCTTAAGCTTCTGCAATAAATTTATGTGAATAAATTGTATTAGATATGGGAGACATCTCTGTGGCAAGAAGGAATTTGGATGGAAGTTACGTTTAATTGTTGTATATTACTTTGAACAACATACAGGTAAATAAAATGAAGTAGGAAATCtactatttaaacaataaaacATTTAGGCTGTCATTGTTATTCACTAACAACCTGCAGCTGCAAGGAATAGAACTTCTTCTGCACACATATGATTCTGAATCATGGAGAGGAGCTCGAATTTGTATTAAGGTGCCATCAATTGCTCCCACAATACCATGTCAACTCTTGGAGTTGTGCATCTTtataacagaaacaaaaaaggaaaaccaagaCATTGGGTACTCTGTTCAATGCAAGCTGAACGTCAAGAAACAAATGACTCGTATGTATTTAATACTGATCATGAAAATGCATAACACGTTTCGAAAACATGATAAGTGAAGGATATTTACTGCCAGGCCATTTGATATACTGTCTTCTTAACCTAAGCAAGGCCTTAGTCACCCTTTCCAAGATCCTTGTTACGGAGCTGAACGTTACGTTAAACCTGTCGGCCACAAGTCGAGTTACTTCTTGATTTGCCATACACCACAGGTACATCATCACCTGCTTCGTTGGGTCAATGGACTCTCTGCCAAAACGGTTGCCAACGGGAATGTTTCCTGTGGCCACTATTTCTCTCACTAAAGCTTCACACGTTGCTTTTGTCATTCGAAAATGCCCTTTGAATTCGTCCATAGAATATGTGGGCAACGTATCTGTATAAAAACCTTCAACCCTGTTCAGACACCGCCTCATAAACGGAATAACAACAGCAAAGAGGAGTGTACTATCATCGTCTTCTAACAGCATTTCATTTTCAACGACACCGTCATCAGCCTCTATTAAACTTAAGACAAGCATCAGATCTACACCTCCACgttcagccgccattttgatttgtttttgttatcttCCCAGCCGCAAGAGACTCGTGCCTGGCGAAGCGGCACACCAggaaaatcctgtaccattaCAAGCGTTCCATTCCAACCGGATTTTCCGTACAAATGGTAAACGTCCATGGCATTGCTGAATGAAACttattaaagccaaaaactttTTAACAAGCACTTTAAAGATTTCAAAGCTAAATTGGCTAAAGAGGAGAAAGCCTGTGGGATAAATGTCCCCCCTCCCACTGAAGTAGAGACTCTTATGGAGGAGATAAAAGAGCTTATGGATTCCCATGTGCCTGCTCCAAGCAAAAGAGcagactctgaaagaaagaaagggcTCACGTTGAGGGAAAAATCTATGAAGACTTGGGGGGAAGGCAAGTCCAGTGATGACGAAGAGTCAACTGACTCATGTGAGCCACGTCGTAAAGGGAATAGGCGGAAGGCATCAGACCCCCTAGAATATCTGTCAACCAGAAGAGAGGAAGAAATGGATCTCAAGCCCAGCTGCAGGAACAGATGGTGCTCCAAAACCAGCAAATGCAACAACAAATGAGCATGATGCTGACACTCTTGCAACAAAACATGAACAAGCACTGATATCaacacagaaaaacaaaaagttttttatttgctttagtAGTAACTGACACTGCAAGTCCTAACTCCTTAGTGCTATCCATGTTTGACTTTGCCTCTTGTTTactatttttgtaaaaaaaaaaaattaaaaaataattaagaagtgaaaaaaatcgttGAATGTGATCAACTGACCTTTCTTGACTCTGCCTAGGCTAAATTTTGCCTCTCATATCTTAATTCCGCTAAGGCAGTGAGTGTTTGTTTTGGCAGTGAGGATTGTTTACTCTTTTGAAAACCTGTCTCAGAAATTAACATGATATGTTTTTTGGCATTAACAAATTTCTGTCCCTTTAAACATAATCCAAATTTAGAATATTTTTGAGAATGTCCCTTTGAAAAGGACCCAAACACTAGAGGGAGTGATATTGTGAGCTAAAAAAATCATGGTTTTCATAAACTTCTTCAACAGAATATTCGTTATATCTAGACCGGGACCATGCTCAAGGATCCGATTTTGACAGTAGACTTCGAACTTCGTTGTTGACCGAGGGAGAAAAGAAGATTACCATCGAAGAGAGGTCGAATTACCTTTGCTAGGTGGTTTGAATGACTTCCACACGGTAGGTAGTCGTAAGAGAAAGAGGTGTCAGAGAGGTGTCA includes these proteins:
- the LOC137971620 gene encoding uncharacterized protein, with the translated sequence MAAERGGVDLMLVLSLIEADDGVVENEMLLEDDDSTLLFAVVIPFMRRCLNRVEGFYTDTLPTYSMDEFKGHFRMTKATCEALVREIVATGNIPVGNRFGRESIDPTKQVMMYLWCMANQEVTRLVADRFNVTFSSVTRILERVTKALLRLRRQYIKWPGSKYPSLIMFSKRVMHFHDQY